GGAAGGGGGCATCTTGCGTCTATTGACACAAGGTGTCCCTTTTGCTATGATGCACCTTCGTCACGAATCTGCAATTCCCCAAAATTTTCCGTAGACAGGGAGGTCGTAACTCCCATGGCCGACTTTGTCCCCGCCGGTACGTGGAGCACTCGGCTCACCTTCGGTCGAGAGCGGGATCTCGTTGAGCTTCCCGATCTTGTCGAAGTACAGCGCGATTCCTTCCGTTGGTTCTTCCAGTTCGATACGGATCCTGAATTCCGGCAGAGTGTCGGGCTTCAGGAACTGTTCGACGAGATCTTTCCCATCGACAGCTACGACGGCTCTTTCGCCCTGGAATTCGTGCGGTACTACGTGGGCGTGCCGAACATCACCGAGGAGGAGGCCCGGCAGCGCGACCAGACCTGGGATATGCCCGTTCGGGCCACCATTCGTTTGGTGAATCGGAAGACAGGAGAGATCAAGGAGGAGGATATCTTTCTCGGCGACTTCCCCGTCATGACCGCCAGAGGGACCTTTGTCATCAACGGCACGGAACGAGTGGTGGTCAACCAGCTTGCCCGTTCCGCCGGCGTGTATTTCAGCGCCGAGGCGAGCGTGCCGGGGCAGGAGTCCTATGCGGCGAAGGTCATCCCAGACCGCGGGGCCTGGCTTGAGTTCGATCTCACCCCAGGTGACATCCTCTCCGTGAACATCGACAATCGGAAGAAAATCCCCGTCACCATGCTCCTCAAGGCCTTCGGCATTCCGAATAACGATGAACTGCTGCGGCTCTTCGGCGCCGAATCGGAGGAGGTCGATCTCATCGAGGAGGAGGCCCGGGGTCGTCTTCTCGCGGAGGCCGTTCTCAACGAGGCCGGCCAGACGGTGATTCGCCGGAACGGCCGTCTCACCAAGGAAAATCTTGAGACGCTCTGGAACATGGGGCGGACCACGGTGCGCGTTTGGAACGTAGACAATGCATTGGCCTCCACGCTTGAACGGGACAACTCGGAAAACAGCGAGGAGGCAGTTCTGGAACTCTTCCGTCGGCTTCGCCCCAACGAGCCTGCTCGTATGGAAAACGCCCGGGACTACGTGAACAGCCTCTTCTTCGACACCCGGAGATACAATCTGGGGCGGGTGGGGCGCTATAAAGTCAACCGGCGGCTCGACCTCGATGTCCCCGAGTCCAACCGCCTTCTCACGGTGGATGACATCGTGCACATCATCGAGGGACTCATCGCCCTGCGCAACGGTTCCGGCCAGGAGGACGACATCGATCACCTCGGAAACCGTCGCGTCAGAGCCGTGGGTGAACTGCTCCAGAACCAGGTCCGCATCGGGCTGCTTCGCATGGAGCGCATAGCCAAGGAGCGCATGACCACGATTCCCGACCTCGCGGTGGCCACCGCGAAGGAACTCATCAACGTGCGTCCCATCTCGGCGGCGCTTCGGGAGTTTTTCGGTTCCGGCCAGCTCTCGCAGTTCATGGACCAGACGAACCCCCTCGCGGAACTCACGCATCGGCGCCGCCTCTCCGCTCTCGGCCCCGGAGGTCTTTCCCGGGAACGGGCCGGATTCGAGGCCAGGGACGTGCACTACACCCATTACGGTCGCGTGTGTCCCATCGAAACGCCGGAAGGACCGAACATCGGCCTGGTCACCTCTCTCGCGACCTTCGCGCGAGTCAACGAATACGGTTTTCTGGTCACGCCGAAGAGAAGGGTCGTGGACGGATGCGTCACCAACGACGTGGTGAATCTCTCCGCGGACGAGGAAGATCATTACTGCGTGGGGCGTGCGAATACCCCCGTGGATGAGACGGGACGAATTCTCGGGCCGGAAGTGCACGTTCGCTCCCGAGGATCCATTGTCTCCGTGGAGCCCGCCGGGGTTCACTTCATCGACGTGGCGCCGAAGCAGGTCGTCTCCATCTCCACGGCGCTCATTCCCTTCCTGGAGCACGACGACGC
Above is a genomic segment from Aminiphilus circumscriptus DSM 16581 containing:
- a CDS encoding DNA-directed RNA polymerase subunit beta gives rise to the protein MADFVPAGTWSTRLTFGRERDLVELPDLVEVQRDSFRWFFQFDTDPEFRQSVGLQELFDEIFPIDSYDGSFALEFVRYYVGVPNITEEEARQRDQTWDMPVRATIRLVNRKTGEIKEEDIFLGDFPVMTARGTFVINGTERVVVNQLARSAGVYFSAEASVPGQESYAAKVIPDRGAWLEFDLTPGDILSVNIDNRKKIPVTMLLKAFGIPNNDELLRLFGAESEEVDLIEEEARGRLLAEAVLNEAGQTVIRRNGRLTKENLETLWNMGRTTVRVWNVDNALASTLERDNSENSEEAVLELFRRLRPNEPARMENARDYVNSLFFDTRRYNLGRVGRYKVNRRLDLDVPESNRLLTVDDIVHIIEGLIALRNGSGQEDDIDHLGNRRVRAVGELLQNQVRIGLLRMERIAKERMTTIPDLAVATAKELINVRPISAALREFFGSGQLSQFMDQTNPLAELTHRRRLSALGPGGLSRERAGFEARDVHYTHYGRVCPIETPEGPNIGLVTSLATFARVNEYGFLVTPKRRVVDGCVTNDVVNLSADEEDHYCVGRANTPVDETGRILGPEVHVRSRGSIVSVEPAGVHFIDVAPKQVVSISTALIPFLEHDDANRALMGSNMQRQAVPLISAEAPIVGTGIEGRIARDSGSCILARRAGVVTHLDANGIEITAGDGTRDTYNLIKFRRSNQGTVIHQKVIVQTGDRVEKGDVIADGQSVEKGELALGRNVIVAFMSWEGYNFEDAILLNERLVKEDYYTSIHIEEYEIDSRDTKLGPEEITRDIPNVGEDALKNLDENGIIRVGAEAKAADILVGKVTPKGESDQSPEEKLLRAIFGEKAREVRDTSLRVPHGEGGKVVAVKRLVREESGEHLSPGVNEVVKVYVAQLRKITVGDKMAGRHGNKGVVSRILPEEDMPYLPDGTPVDVVLNPLGVPSRMNLGQVLETVMGFVGYNGIKEMEGRFRIATPVFEGAQETHIFDLVEKLQKEKYPDLTSDGRITLFDGRTGEPFENKITVGCMYMLKLIHLVDDKIHARSIGPYSLITQQPLGGKAQFGGQRFGEMEVWALEGYGASHILQEMLTVKSDDIRGRLKTYERIVKGQNLTEPGVPESFRVLVKELQGLGLDVEITYDDGSVGELVMDEEEFDSGRIGRFSSFRSDVMVEDEPDEDVSPVGTTEAFLFGREDDVSETESEETDAPEGGNA